From Lycorma delicatula isolate Av1 chromosome 13, ASM4794821v1, whole genome shotgun sequence, a single genomic window includes:
- the LOC142334005 gene encoding uncharacterized protein LOC142334005: MDFINYRLKKKLLFDDILSYRACINNSTTLVTAVTIYPNSCNRNLRAVTVISYHNTKFTAVIFEKSFNYYRVILYLYRFVNYIVNTFSIVLLLSSSLLNYFQL, encoded by the exons gttgaAAAAGAAGTTGTTATTCGATGATATTCTAAGTTATCGTGCTTGTATAAATAATTCTACGACGCTCGTTACCGCTGTTACAATTTATCCTAATTCTTGTAATCGTAATTTACGAGCTGTTACTGTTATTTCTTATCATAATACTAAATTCACCgctgttatatttgaaaaatcatttaattattatcgcgtaatattgtatttatatcgcttcgttaattatattgttaacactttttcaattgtattattattatcatcatcattgttaaattattttc aattataa